The following proteins come from a genomic window of Aminivibrio pyruvatiphilus:
- a CDS encoding PAS domain S-box protein gives MAELPASRKRRPFSRFFPGVLIIAALLAFPFLSSPPAAAVPPGELTPEEREYLRRLGPVKMCVDPDWYPYERLGENGEFYGIAADLIRLVAERSGVELELVPTSSWAESIEYSRTGRCHILAFLNQTRARDEWLLFTSPYYTEPAVFITRQEHEYIPDPARLTGRTIVLPEGTSMEERVRRDYPNLRVITVRNEDEVFSFVAGRKADMTLRPLSSAAYAIKKQGLFSLKIAGQLPDFLNRFRIGVVREERLLRDILERGVLSITPGETEEIFNRHVSVTIERGVDYSLLVKTVLLFLALSAAGVFWYLHQRRLNRELAELSGRLRKDVAARMEAEDRLRLLADHLRMIIDTVPEYIFAMDLNGRFLLANRAVADLFGTSPENVTGKTDMDYGVPEEQAKAYMETNRTVYRSGKPLVIQAERLMRRDGTLGWFQTTRIPYIHSWWKEPAVLGVAIDVTDRIRAEEELRRSEERYRLLVETAQEGICVIQDSGIAYFNPMVREMLGYSGEELSASPFLRFVHPGDREVVASNYRKRLSGEPVDQRYPVRLLRKDGSAARIEVSGILIDWNGRPATLNFLNDISGQYEAREKLLETNRYLEETIGVTRDLAEKAEAANRAKSEFLANMSHELRTPMNGILGMTGLLLDTSLSQEQHRYAERVRESAEFLLGLLNDILDFSKIEAGKLDLETMDFDLGVLLEGFAATAAVKAGEKGVDFLCTAAPDVPSRLRGDPGRLRQVLTNLAGNAVKFTSEGEVSVRASLERDDGETVTVKFTVKDTGIGIPEGKKGLLFRKFSQGDASTTRRYGGTGLGLAISRQLVELMGGKIGFVSPAPGPGKIPGGPGSEFWFSVPFGKQSGEGKILSASPAVLEGVRILVADGSETGRETLSSLAASWGMRPETAAEGAAAFAALRRAAEENDPFSIVLIDQHLPDTEGEALGQAILSDRRFSGTKLALLASFGARGDARKTAEAGFSAYLTRPVSSGELRSALSLVLFPEGTGGTPPLATRHAARERFQGFGGRVLVVEDNTVNQEVAVGILRKFGLSADVARSGQEALELLGKAPYDLVLMDVQMPDMDGLETTKRIRGPLSPALRPDIPIAAMTAHAMQGDRERCLAAGMNDYIAKPVHPAALAAVLQKWLPRTELKPLLPESSASGGEEFPGVWNRKGFLARLMGDEALAGDILADYLRDIPLQIADLKAALFRGDAPAVRNRAHSIKGASASIEASAVTDAAFAVEEAGRSGDLSGAEALLEALDRAFSGLKLIVTGSRGVSGPEETN, from the coding sequence ATGGCTGAATTACCGGCTTCGCGAAAAAGACGACCATTCTCCCGGTTCTTTCCGGGAGTCCTGATCATTGCAGCCCTTCTCGCCTTCCCGTTCCTGTCCTCCCCTCCTGCGGCAGCCGTTCCCCCGGGAGAACTCACGCCGGAGGAACGGGAATACCTTCGGCGCCTCGGCCCCGTGAAGATGTGCGTGGACCCGGACTGGTACCCCTACGAGCGGCTCGGTGAAAACGGTGAATTCTACGGCATCGCCGCGGATCTCATCCGACTCGTCGCAGAACGGTCCGGGGTGGAGCTGGAGCTCGTCCCCACCTCGAGCTGGGCTGAAAGCATCGAGTATTCCCGGACGGGACGATGCCACATCCTCGCCTTCCTCAACCAGACCCGCGCCAGGGACGAATGGCTTCTCTTCACTTCGCCCTACTACACGGAACCGGCGGTGTTCATCACAAGGCAGGAACACGAATACATACCGGACCCCGCAAGGCTCACCGGCAGGACCATTGTCCTCCCCGAGGGGACCAGTATGGAGGAGAGGGTACGAAGGGATTACCCCAACCTGCGTGTCATCACCGTCAGGAACGAGGACGAGGTTTTTTCCTTCGTGGCGGGCCGGAAGGCGGACATGACCCTCCGCCCCCTGTCATCCGCAGCCTACGCCATAAAAAAACAGGGTCTCTTCAGCCTGAAGATCGCCGGCCAGCTCCCGGACTTTCTCAACCGCTTCCGCATCGGCGTGGTCAGAGAGGAGCGACTCCTCCGGGACATCCTCGAACGCGGGGTGCTGAGCATCACTCCCGGGGAGACCGAGGAAATCTTCAACCGGCACGTTTCCGTGACGATCGAAAGGGGCGTGGACTACTCCCTTCTCGTGAAGACCGTCCTCCTCTTCCTGGCTCTCTCCGCCGCGGGAGTGTTCTGGTATCTTCACCAGCGCCGTCTGAACAGGGAGCTTGCGGAACTCAGCGGCCGCCTCCGGAAGGACGTGGCCGCCAGGATGGAAGCGGAGGACAGGCTCAGGCTCCTCGCCGACCACCTCCGCATGATCATCGACACCGTGCCCGAGTATATCTTCGCCATGGACCTGAACGGCCGTTTCCTCCTCGCCAACAGGGCGGTGGCTGACCTCTTCGGCACCTCCCCCGAGAATGTCACCGGAAAGACCGACATGGATTACGGAGTGCCGGAAGAGCAGGCGAAGGCCTACATGGAAACCAACCGCACCGTCTACCGGAGCGGAAAACCCCTTGTAATACAGGCTGAGCGGCTGATGAGGCGGGACGGTACCCTGGGGTGGTTCCAGACCACCCGGATCCCCTACATCCATTCGTGGTGGAAAGAGCCGGCGGTTCTGGGCGTGGCCATTGACGTGACCGACAGAATCCGGGCCGAGGAGGAGCTCCGGCGGAGCGAAGAGCGGTACCGTCTTCTCGTGGAGACGGCCCAGGAAGGAATCTGCGTCATCCAGGATTCGGGCATCGCCTATTTCAACCCCATGGTCCGGGAAATGCTCGGATACTCCGGGGAAGAGCTGAGCGCCTCCCCCTTTCTCAGGTTCGTTCACCCGGGGGACAGGGAAGTGGTGGCCTCCAACTACAGGAAGCGGCTCTCCGGAGAACCCGTGGACCAGCGGTACCCCGTCCGCCTTCTGAGAAAGGACGGGTCCGCAGCCCGGATCGAAGTCAGCGGCATCCTTATCGACTGGAACGGCAGGCCGGCCACCCTCAATTTTCTGAACGACATTTCCGGACAGTACGAGGCCAGGGAAAAACTGCTGGAGACCAACCGCTACCTGGAGGAGACCATCGGCGTCACCAGGGACCTGGCGGAGAAGGCCGAGGCGGCGAACAGGGCGAAATCGGAGTTCCTGGCCAACATGAGCCACGAACTGAGGACCCCCATGAACGGCATCCTCGGAATGACAGGACTGCTCCTGGACACTTCCCTTTCCCAGGAACAGCACCGGTACGCGGAGCGGGTCAGGGAAAGCGCGGAATTTCTCCTGGGCCTCCTCAACGACATCCTCGACTTTTCCAAGATCGAGGCGGGGAAACTCGACCTGGAAACCATGGACTTCGACCTGGGAGTGCTGCTGGAAGGTTTTGCGGCCACGGCGGCGGTGAAGGCCGGGGAGAAAGGGGTCGATTTTCTCTGCACTGCCGCCCCCGATGTCCCGTCCCGGCTCCGGGGTGACCCGGGCAGGCTGCGCCAGGTTCTCACCAACCTGGCGGGGAACGCCGTGAAGTTTACCTCGGAGGGGGAGGTATCGGTCCGGGCGTCCCTGGAAAGGGACGACGGCGAGACCGTGACGGTGAAGTTTACCGTGAAGGATACAGGCATAGGCATCCCCGAGGGAAAAAAGGGCCTGCTCTTCAGGAAATTCAGCCAGGGGGACGCCTCCACCACCAGGAGGTACGGCGGGACCGGGCTGGGTCTCGCCATCTCCCGGCAGCTCGTGGAGCTCATGGGAGGGAAGATCGGCTTTGTCAGCCCCGCCCCGGGGCCGGGGAAAATCCCCGGAGGGCCGGGTTCGGAATTCTGGTTCTCCGTTCCTTTCGGGAAACAGTCCGGTGAAGGAAAGATACTCTCTGCTTCCCCCGCCGTTCTGGAAGGAGTCAGGATCCTCGTGGCGGACGGCAGCGAGACCGGCAGGGAAACCCTTTCTTCCCTCGCCGCTTCCTGGGGAATGCGCCCCGAAACGGCCGCTGAAGGAGCCGCCGCTTTCGCGGCGCTCCGGAGAGCGGCGGAAGAGAATGACCCCTTCTCCATCGTTCTCATCGACCAGCACCTGCCGGACACGGAGGGAGAGGCATTAGGGCAGGCTATTCTGTCCGACCGCCGGTTCTCAGGAACGAAACTTGCCCTGCTGGCCTCTTTCGGGGCCCGGGGAGACGCCCGGAAGACTGCTGAAGCGGGGTTCTCGGCCTACCTCACCAGGCCGGTGAGTTCCGGTGAACTCCGCAGCGCCCTCTCTCTCGTCCTCTTCCCCGAAGGCACCGGCGGCACCCCGCCTCTCGCCACCCGCCATGCTGCCCGGGAGCGGTTTCAGGGGTTCGGAGGCCGTGTTCTCGTGGTGGAAGACAACACCGTCAACCAGGAGGTGGCCGTGGGCATCCTCCGGAAGTTCGGCCTTTCCGCCGACGTCGCCCGGAGCGGACAGGAAGCCCTGGAGCTTCTCGGGAAGGCCCCGTATGACCTTGTGCTCATGGATGTCCAGATGCCCGACATGGACGGCCTCGAGACGACGAAACGGATCCGGGGCCCTCTCTCCCCCGCTCTCCGCCCTGACATACCCATCGCCGCCATGACTGCCCACGCCATGCAGGGGGACAGGGAACGATGCCTCGCCGCGGGCATGAACGACTACATAGCCAAGCCCGTCCATCCCGCTGCCCTTGCCGCCGTCCTGCAAAAGTGGCTTCCCCGGACGGAACTGAAGCCCCTTTTACCGGAGAGCTCCGCCTCCGGAGGGGAGGAGTTCCCCGGTGTATGGAACAGGAAGGGCTTCCTTGCCCGCCTGATGGGCGACGAAGCCCTTGCCGGTGACATTCTCGCAGACTATCTCCGGGATATTCCCCTCCAGATAGCCGATCTCAAGGCAGCTCTCTTCCGGGGAGACGCTCCCGCCGTACGGAACAGGGCCCACTCCATCAAGGGGGCATCGGCGAGCATCGAGGCCTCCGCCGTGACTGATGCGGCGTTCGCCGTGGAAGAGGCGGGCCGGTCCGGTGACCTTTCCGGGGCGGAAGCCCTCTTGGAGGCCCTGGATCGGGCCTTTTCCGGTCTGAAGCTGATCGTAACCGGCTCCCGGGGGGTTTCCGGGCCTGAAGAAACGAACTGA
- a CDS encoding diguanylate cyclase: MKILVAEDDLTSRRILSSVLGKIGHETVETSDGLSALAVLESPDCPRLAVLDWMMPGMDGPEVIRRVREKGNDRPPYIIMLTTRGSKEDIIAGLGAGANDYLAKPFDTGELQARVEVGRRMVELQDALVESREALAYQAAHDSLTGLLNRRAILDRLAAWTMEARDGHVAVGLLDIDHFKRVNDTLGHQAGDEVLRRIASVMKEFCGADGAGRMGGEEFLALRRPGGNGDPFNFFDSLRERIAKTSIKTETGTVSVTASIGVALAAAGTAEDRILTAADDALYRAKNLGRNRVERAF, from the coding sequence ATGAAAATCCTTGTCGCCGAAGACGACCTCACATCCCGGAGAATACTCTCCTCCGTGCTGGGCAAGATCGGTCACGAAACCGTGGAGACCTCAGACGGGCTCTCCGCCCTTGCCGTGCTGGAAAGCCCCGACTGCCCCCGACTGGCCGTGCTCGACTGGATGATGCCTGGAATGGACGGGCCCGAAGTAATCCGGCGGGTCAGGGAAAAAGGAAATGACCGGCCTCCCTATATCATCATGCTCACCACCAGGGGCTCGAAGGAGGACATTATCGCCGGGCTCGGCGCCGGGGCCAACGACTATCTTGCGAAGCCCTTCGACACCGGCGAGCTCCAGGCGAGGGTTGAAGTGGGACGCCGCATGGTGGAGCTTCAGGACGCCCTCGTGGAAAGCCGGGAAGCCCTTGCCTATCAGGCGGCCCACGACAGTCTTACGGGACTGCTGAACCGCAGGGCGATCCTCGACCGCCTCGCTGCCTGGACCATGGAGGCCCGAGACGGCCATGTGGCGGTAGGGCTCCTGGATATCGACCATTTCAAGAGAGTGAACGATACCCTGGGGCACCAGGCGGGGGATGAGGTCCTCCGAAGAATTGCTTCCGTGATGAAGGAGTTCTGCGGCGCCGATGGGGCAGGCAGGATGGGGGGGGAGGAATTTCTCGCCCTCCGGCGGCCGGGCGGAAACGGAGATCCCTTCAACTTCTTCGACAGCCTCAGGGAGCGCATCGCGAAAACATCCATAAAGACAGAGACGGGTACCGTCTCTGTCACGGCCAGCATCGGCGTAGCCCTGGCCGCTGCCGGGACGGCCGAAGACCGTATCCTGACCGCCGCCGACGATGCCCTCTACCGGGCGAAGAACCTCGGCAGGAACAGGGTGGAAAGGGCGTTCTGA
- a CDS encoding sensor domain-containing diguanylate cyclase, which translates to MKLYWKVLITAMLPLILVLGLGMFQVNRSLRLHEESVALENRLKVSLLRFRLSSFLNDMKKTAAILGASGDAARAVEGADSDYLTTWGKLFLDAGGMDKILFTDLDGMVLSRPHDPSRFGDSLRSHPAFQGAAGGRDVAAFYEIEGAFSIICAAPVKLYGDIPVGTVMVAAPVTPSLLSFFVSGTGLELLVEPEGHPAATSFAGACYRSFLHLDPELIHEGIPMKRVLVYFPDDRAMVPLTDLHSKLVLALGFFFVALPLGLFLMLRRHLRPYTRLMGSLIRLSDKDADLPGLRESLEEESGKSRHEVAAVTAAVASILKMLEEKIALLEWTSRTDALTQVSNRLHLDGVLQRVLQSSAKSGAPLSVLILDLDHFKEVNDTFGHQAGDGVLRKTAAILSGTVGQRGSVGRWGGEEFLVVLPGRGAEEALAVAEEIRSNVENGTFDITRYVTVSIGVAEALPGDTPGTLVRRADMGLYRAKAEGRNRTAPGEE; encoded by the coding sequence TTGAAGCTGTACTGGAAGGTCCTTATCACGGCCATGCTGCCCCTGATACTGGTGCTTGGCCTGGGCATGTTCCAGGTGAACCGGTCTCTCAGGCTCCACGAGGAAAGCGTGGCCCTGGAGAACCGTCTCAAGGTGTCCCTCCTGCGTTTCCGGCTTTCCTCCTTCCTGAACGACATGAAGAAAACAGCGGCCATCCTCGGCGCCTCGGGAGATGCCGCCCGGGCCGTGGAGGGCGCCGATTCCGACTACCTGACCACCTGGGGAAAGCTTTTTCTCGATGCGGGGGGAATGGATAAAATTCTCTTCACCGACCTGGACGGCATGGTACTTTCCAGGCCCCACGACCCCTCGAGGTTCGGCGACAGTCTCCGGTCCCACCCGGCGTTTCAGGGTGCCGCCGGAGGAAGGGACGTGGCGGCCTTCTACGAGATCGAGGGAGCCTTCAGCATCATCTGTGCGGCTCCAGTGAAGCTCTACGGGGATATCCCCGTGGGAACGGTCATGGTGGCGGCGCCGGTGACCCCGTCACTGCTCTCGTTCTTCGTCTCCGGAACGGGGCTCGAACTTCTGGTGGAGCCTGAGGGGCACCCGGCTGCAACAAGTTTTGCGGGCGCCTGCTACAGATCCTTCCTTCACCTGGATCCGGAGCTGATCCACGAGGGGATTCCCATGAAAAGGGTTCTTGTCTATTTCCCCGACGACCGGGCAATGGTCCCCCTCACGGACCTGCACAGCAAACTTGTGCTTGCCCTGGGATTCTTCTTCGTTGCCCTCCCCCTGGGCCTCTTCCTGATGCTTCGCCGCCATCTTCGTCCCTACACCCGACTTATGGGCAGCCTTATCAGGCTCTCGGACAAGGATGCCGATCTTCCAGGGCTCAGGGAGAGCCTGGAGGAGGAGTCCGGGAAGAGCCGCCATGAAGTTGCCGCGGTGACGGCGGCGGTGGCGAGCATTCTGAAGATGCTGGAGGAAAAGATTGCCCTGCTCGAATGGACCTCCAGGACGGACGCCCTGACCCAGGTGAGCAACCGACTCCATCTCGACGGGGTCCTCCAGCGGGTACTGCAGAGCTCCGCAAAAAGCGGCGCCCCCCTGTCGGTGCTCATTCTCGACCTTGACCACTTCAAGGAAGTGAATGATACCTTCGGTCACCAGGCCGGGGACGGGGTGCTGCGGAAGACGGCCGCCATCCTTTCCGGCACGGTAGGACAGCGGGGATCCGTGGGACGGTGGGGGGGAGAGGAGTTCCTGGTGGTCCTTCCCGGGAGAGGTGCGGAGGAAGCTCTCGCCGTGGCCGAAGAAATACGGAGCAACGTGGAGAATGGAACGTTTGATATTACCAGATATGTGACTGTGAGCATCGGGGTGGCGGAGGCCCTTCCGGGAGACACTCCCGGAACCCTTGTCCGGAGGGCGGATATGGGCCTGTACCGGGCCAAGGCTGAAGGTCGCAACAGGACTGCCCCGGGAGAGGAATAG
- a CDS encoding phosphate/phosphite/phosphonate ABC transporter substrate-binding protein, with translation MPTFFRRNRSVEDNRSQVPEKAGFEQPRNICRGVFFTVLLLLFCSAFPPAVPLFAEPPAYTLAAYPTNDPKKVYEALKPLADYISAATGWTVRTVVTRNYEEIIRRLADGSVDIAMLSAASYVRFGPSVPGLSYVATYMEEEGGEITPFYHSVILCLADSAVTGLEGLEGKRFAFTDRYSTSGYIIPLLMLRDRGIDPETFFGKIFFVGKHDAVIEALKARSVEGGAVSSGTLAAAEGTEGNIFRVLASSEPIPLDAIAAGKRVPQEHVQLLQEVLPRLGPDSAPMEAVRFHLQWPAAGFAVLGDSFYDPLRRALGTGD, from the coding sequence TTGCCGACTTTCTTCCGGAGAAACCGTTCCGTGGAGGACAACCGTTCACAGGTTCCGGAAAAAGCAGGCTTCGAGCAGCCCCGGAATATCTGCCGGGGTGTTTTTTTTACTGTCCTCCTCCTGCTGTTCTGTTCCGCCTTTCCTCCGGCAGTGCCGCTCTTCGCGGAGCCCCCGGCCTATACCCTGGCGGCATACCCCACCAACGACCCGAAAAAAGTATACGAAGCCCTGAAGCCCCTGGCGGATTATATCTCCGCCGCAACGGGGTGGACGGTCCGCACGGTGGTCACGAGAAACTACGAGGAAATCATCCGCCGCCTCGCCGACGGCTCGGTGGATATCGCCATGCTCAGTGCGGCGAGCTATGTCCGATTCGGCCCCTCCGTTCCGGGACTATCCTACGTGGCCACCTACATGGAAGAGGAGGGGGGGGAGATAACCCCCTTCTACCACTCGGTGATTCTGTGCCTGGCCGACAGTGCCGTCACCGGTCTTGAAGGCCTGGAAGGAAAAAGGTTCGCCTTCACCGACCGCTATTCCACCTCGGGCTACATCATCCCCCTGCTGATGCTCCGGGACAGGGGGATCGACCCGGAGACCTTCTTCGGAAAAATCTTCTTCGTCGGAAAGCACGACGCCGTCATCGAGGCCCTGAAAGCCCGCTCCGTGGAAGGAGGTGCCGTGTCTTCCGGGACGCTCGCCGCCGCAGAGGGCACGGAAGGCAATATTTTCCGGGTGCTTGCCTCTTCGGAGCCAATCCCTCTCGATGCCATAGCTGCCGGGAAGAGGGTGCCGCAGGAGCACGTACAACTTCTGCAGGAAGTGCTCCCCCGCCTTGGGCCGGATTCCGCTCCCATGGAGGCTGTCCGGTTCCACCTGCAGTGGCCTGCCGCCGGATTCGCCGTACTGGGGGATTCCTTTTACGACCCCCTCCGCCGGGCTCTCGGGACCGGTGACTGA
- a CDS encoding M24 family metallopeptidase, translated as MAVFSAQEYGERLRKTRERMHEQGVEVLLVSHPANMNYLTGFDGWSFYVHQGLIVALDHDEPLWFGREQDSNAARILTSLREEDILGYPDHYVMSKLRHPMDFVADILKERGWDRLHIGVEMEGYYFTAEGFRVLGRNLPGAVVKDGTLVVNLVRRVKSEAEIEYIRQAARIAEKVMNTALETIVPGVRENDAAGEIYKAQISGTAEFGGDYTSLCPIMPSAERTSSAHLTWCTDRRYENGDIVLLELAGARHHYHCPISRTLFLGEPRPELQKIADAVIGGLNETVAFIRPGVTAEEVEAKWRESIAGTGVNKPSRVGYSFGLNYPPDWGEQTLSLRPADTTILQPGMCIHFMPGIWMKDFGFECSEPLVVTEKGCELFLNFERKLFSK; from the coding sequence ATGGCTGTCTTTTCGGCTCAGGAGTACGGGGAACGGCTCCGAAAAACCAGGGAGCGGATGCACGAACAGGGCGTGGAAGTTCTTCTGGTGTCCCATCCTGCGAACATGAACTATCTCACCGGTTTCGACGGGTGGTCCTTTTACGTCCACCAGGGCCTCATCGTCGCCCTGGACCACGACGAACCCCTCTGGTTCGGCCGCGAGCAGGACAGCAACGCCGCACGGATCCTCACCTCCCTCCGGGAGGAGGACATTCTTGGCTACCCGGACCACTACGTCATGTCGAAGCTCCGCCACCCCATGGATTTCGTGGCGGACATCCTGAAGGAACGGGGCTGGGACAGGCTGCACATCGGCGTGGAAATGGAAGGGTACTACTTCACCGCCGAAGGCTTCCGGGTCCTCGGGAGAAACCTCCCCGGCGCGGTGGTGAAGGACGGTACCCTGGTGGTGAACCTCGTGCGGAGGGTCAAGTCGGAGGCGGAGATCGAGTATATCCGCCAGGCGGCCAGGATAGCTGAAAAAGTTATGAACACAGCCCTCGAGACCATTGTCCCGGGTGTGAGGGAGAACGACGCCGCGGGAGAGATCTACAAGGCCCAGATCAGCGGCACCGCCGAATTCGGCGGAGACTATACCTCCCTCTGTCCCATCATGCCTTCCGCCGAACGGACATCCTCGGCCCACCTCACCTGGTGCACCGACCGCAGGTACGAAAACGGGGACATCGTCCTCCTGGAACTGGCCGGAGCCCGCCACCACTATCACTGCCCCATTTCCCGAACGCTGTTCCTGGGTGAACCCCGCCCCGAACTGCAGAAAATCGCCGACGCCGTCATCGGCGGGCTGAACGAAACGGTGGCCTTCATCCGCCCCGGCGTCACCGCCGAAGAGGTGGAGGCCAAATGGAGGGAATCCATCGCCGGAACAGGGGTGAACAAGCCCTCCAGGGTAGGCTACTCCTTCGGCCTCAACTACCCGCCCGACTGGGGAGAGCAGACCCTGAGCCTGCGGCCGGCGGACACCACCATCCTCCAGCCGGGGATGTGCATCCACTTCATGCCGGGCATCTGGATGAAGGATTTCGGGTTCGAATGCAGCGAGCCCCTCGTGGTCACCGAAAAAGGGTGCGAGCTTTTCCTGAACTTCGAAAGGAAACTCTTCTCAAAATAG
- a CDS encoding GntR family transcriptional regulator translates to MEMDRVAFEKDTLSERVADYIRRQILYMDTFRDGDHILETEIAETLDVSRATVREALKDLETQGIVEIIPRKGTYVAAFDHKDMIELLELRCICEAYIFETLLAENMLEDQDFAFLEKIIDEMVQVSRSSGEKGLSRSMAFSSKDLEFHGYLWKKSGRRWFCKVLSDNYYRLRLAMMQDLMLESNMEQSAVMHYDILGALKAANLADAKAFLRKHILTLHGSETVI, encoded by the coding sequence ATGGAAATGGACCGCGTAGCCTTTGAAAAGGACACCCTGAGCGAACGGGTCGCCGACTACATCAGGCGGCAGATCCTCTACATGGACACCTTCAGGGACGGAGACCACATCCTGGAGACGGAGATCGCCGAAACGCTCGACGTGAGCAGGGCCACCGTCAGGGAGGCCCTCAAGGACCTTGAGACCCAGGGCATAGTGGAGATCATCCCCCGGAAGGGGACCTACGTGGCCGCCTTCGACCACAAGGACATGATCGAGCTCCTCGAACTCCGCTGCATATGCGAGGCCTACATCTTCGAAACCCTTCTGGCGGAAAACATGCTGGAGGATCAGGACTTCGCGTTCCTTGAGAAGATCATCGACGAGATGGTGCAGGTATCCCGGTCCTCCGGCGAAAAGGGGCTCTCCCGGTCCATGGCCTTTTCCTCCAAAGACCTGGAGTTCCACGGCTATCTCTGGAAAAAATCGGGACGGCGCTGGTTCTGCAAGGTCCTCTCGGACAACTACTACCGGCTCCGGCTCGCCATGATGCAGGACCTCATGCTCGAAAGCAACATGGAACAGTCCGCGGTGATGCACTACGACATCCTCGGGGCCCTGAAGGCGGCGAACCTCGCGGACGCGAAAGCCTTCCTCCGGAAGCATATTCTCACCCTCCACGGCAGCGAAACGGTGATCTGA
- a CDS encoding TRAP transporter small permease — protein MVTFLGTSYAARKGLHIRMSILNDALRGKPQKLLALFVSLVTACIMLYLAWLSFRYVRRVGTLHRVSPILQFPLHYVWSVVPVGFALTGVQYFLTFFRNLKSGDVWVSYYVKDELLDPGEMAAKKEGN, from the coding sequence ATGGTGACGTTCCTGGGTACGAGCTACGCCGCCAGGAAAGGGCTCCATATCCGCATGTCCATCCTGAACGACGCTCTAAGGGGGAAACCCCAGAAGCTCCTTGCCCTTTTTGTCTCGCTGGTTACGGCCTGCATCATGCTTTACCTCGCCTGGCTGTCCTTCCGCTATGTCCGCCGGGTGGGGACGCTCCACAGGGTCAGCCCGATCCTCCAGTTTCCCCTTCACTACGTCTGGTCGGTGGTCCCGGTAGGGTTCGCCCTCACCGGGGTCCAGTACTTCCTCACCTTTTTCCGCAACCTGAAGAGCGGCGACGTCTGGGTTTCCTACTATGTGAAGGATGAACTGCTCGACCCGGGAGAGATGGCCGCGAAGAAGGAGGGGAACTGA